One window of the Anaeromyxobacter dehalogenans 2CP-C genome contains the following:
- a CDS encoding hydrogenase maturation protease — MARIAVFGIGNVLTGDDAVGPYVVKVLEARWELPGVEVVDAGTPGLDLTAYFAGLDAAILVDAVKARAAPGELRTYSREDLVKRSPVLAVSPHEPGLREAVMNAEFMGVCPATVRLVGVVAERTDLGCALSPSVQAAVPAAVEQVLSELRALGVAPRPRDPPVEPDLWWEKGRAG, encoded by the coding sequence GTGGCGCGCATCGCGGTCTTCGGCATCGGCAACGTGCTCACCGGCGACGACGCCGTCGGGCCGTACGTGGTGAAGGTGCTGGAGGCGCGCTGGGAGCTGCCCGGCGTCGAGGTGGTGGACGCCGGCACGCCCGGCCTCGACCTCACCGCCTACTTCGCCGGCCTCGACGCGGCCATCCTGGTGGACGCGGTGAAGGCGCGCGCCGCGCCCGGCGAGCTGCGGACGTACTCGCGCGAGGACCTGGTGAAGCGCTCGCCGGTGCTGGCGGTGAGCCCGCACGAGCCCGGGCTGCGCGAGGCCGTGATGAACGCGGAGTTCATGGGCGTGTGCCCGGCCACGGTGCGCCTGGTGGGCGTGGTGGCCGAGCGGACCGACCTCGGCTGCGCGCTCTCTCCCTCGGTGCAGGCCGCGGTGCCGGCGGCGGTCGAGCAGGTGCTGTCCGAGCTGCGGGCGCTGGGCGTCGCGCCGCGGCCCCGCGACCCGCCGGTCGAGCCGGACCTGTGGTGGGAGAAGGGCCGGGCCGGGTAG
- a CDS encoding nickel-dependent hydrogenase large subunit, with protein MSKLITIDPVTRIEGHLRIDVEVDGGAVKNAWSSGTMWRGIETILQGRDPRDAWIFTQRICGVCTTVHAIASVRSVENALGLEIPLNAQLIRNLIVTAHTLHDHIVHFYQLSALDWVDVTSALKADPVKAAQLAESISSWPGNSKHELAAVKARLEGFVKAGQMGIFTNGYWGHPAMKLSPEVNLLAVAHYLQALEIQRKANMAVAILGSKTPNIQNLAVGGVANAINLDSPAALNMEKLYQVKTLIDEVATFVQQCYLPDVAAIGGFYPDWFKYGAGVTNYLSVPELPLDEKMSKFDIPGGVLWNGKLELAHKLAGWNDDYLKQNVTESIAHAHYDGAWAKGPWEEDDKPKFAGEWKHETPAPDRYTWVKAPRLEGKPVQVGPLACVLVGLASGHEPTTRWATAAIGAVKAIHKIDLTPAHLHSTLGRHAARAIRAAMMAEMAQKQWKLLVENIGKGDTRIWVDPMANLKPGIYKGVGFHEAPRGTLSHWCVIEADKKGMKLKNYQCVVPSTWNAGPRDASGTLGPYEKSLVGNPIADPKLPLEALRTIHSFDPCLACAIHTVDAEGDEIARVKVL; from the coding sequence ATGAGCAAGCTCATCACCATCGACCCGGTCACGCGCATCGAGGGTCACCTCCGCATCGACGTCGAGGTAGACGGGGGCGCGGTCAAGAACGCATGGTCCTCGGGCACCATGTGGCGCGGCATCGAGACCATCCTCCAGGGCCGCGATCCCCGCGACGCCTGGATCTTCACCCAGCGCATCTGCGGCGTGTGCACCACCGTGCACGCGATCGCCTCGGTGCGCAGCGTGGAGAACGCGCTCGGCCTCGAGATCCCGCTGAACGCGCAGCTCATCCGCAACCTGATCGTCACGGCGCACACGCTGCACGATCACATCGTCCACTTCTACCAGCTGTCCGCGCTGGACTGGGTGGACGTGACCAGCGCCCTGAAGGCCGACCCGGTGAAGGCGGCGCAGCTCGCCGAGTCGATCTCCAGCTGGCCGGGCAACTCGAAGCACGAGCTCGCGGCGGTGAAGGCGCGCCTCGAGGGCTTCGTCAAGGCCGGCCAGATGGGCATCTTCACCAACGGCTACTGGGGCCACCCGGCGATGAAGCTCTCGCCGGAGGTGAACCTGCTCGCGGTCGCGCACTACCTCCAGGCGCTGGAGATCCAGCGCAAGGCCAACATGGCGGTGGCGATCCTCGGCTCGAAGACGCCGAACATCCAGAACCTGGCGGTGGGCGGCGTCGCCAACGCCATCAACCTGGACAGCCCGGCCGCGCTGAACATGGAGAAGCTGTACCAGGTGAAGACCCTCATCGACGAGGTCGCCACCTTCGTGCAGCAGTGCTACCTGCCCGACGTCGCCGCCATCGGCGGCTTCTACCCGGACTGGTTCAAGTACGGCGCGGGGGTGACGAACTACCTCTCGGTGCCCGAGCTCCCGCTGGACGAGAAGATGTCGAAGTTCGACATCCCGGGCGGCGTGCTCTGGAACGGCAAGCTCGAGCTGGCGCACAAGCTGGCGGGCTGGAACGACGACTACCTGAAGCAGAACGTGACGGAGTCGATCGCGCACGCCCACTACGACGGCGCCTGGGCCAAGGGCCCGTGGGAGGAGGACGACAAGCCGAAGTTCGCCGGTGAGTGGAAGCACGAGACGCCCGCGCCCGACCGCTACACCTGGGTGAAGGCGCCGCGCCTCGAGGGCAAGCCGGTGCAGGTCGGGCCGCTCGCCTGCGTGCTGGTGGGCCTCGCCTCCGGCCACGAGCCCACCACCCGGTGGGCCACCGCGGCCATCGGCGCGGTGAAGGCGATCCACAAGATCGACCTCACCCCGGCGCACCTCCACTCCACGCTCGGCCGCCACGCGGCGCGCGCCATCCGCGCGGCCATGATGGCCGAGATGGCCCAGAAGCAGTGGAAGCTCCTGGTCGAGAACATCGGCAAGGGCGACACGCGCATCTGGGTGGACCCGATGGCGAACCTGAAGCCCGGCATCTACAAGGGCGTCGGGTTCCACGAGGCGCCGCGCGGCACGCTCTCGCACTGGTGCGTGATCGAGGCCGACAAGAAGGGCATGAAGCTGAAGAACTACCAGTGCGTCGTGCCCTCGACCTGGAACGCCGGCCCGCGCGACGCGAGCGGGACCCTCGGGCCCTACGAGAAGTCGCTCGTCGGCAACCCCATCGCCGATCCGAAGCTGCCGCTCGAGGCGCTCCGCACGATCCACTCGTTCGACCCGTGCCTCGCCTGCGCCATCCACACGGTGGACGCGGAGGGTGACGAGATCGCCCGGGTGAAGGTGCTGTAG
- a CDS encoding Ni/Fe-hydrogenase cytochrome b subunit, with the protein MSGHDHPQAIGGKMLDPLMKILLAVFGVSALVMAYRFVTGIGSVSNMTDGFTWGIWEPINVVVFTGIGAGAYGVGLLCYLLNKGQYHGLVRPAVLLGAIAYTLGGSSIMIALGRYWNAVTLPIVPWWNLSSALLEVAVCVMMYVMVLWIEVLPAIFDGAAQSKSPRWSAIGKRWGARMAKAMPYIIALAILLPTMHQSSLGGLYLIAGPKLHPLWHTALLPTLFLVSCLSMGYGAVVVLVNILRLNWNAKQDQALFASMSKVNAGFLLLYVVLRLGDIVLHGKLRFLGADFATFLFVVEMALFIAPAVMFVMPGVQRNRGKLFGAALLAILAGAVYRADTYMTMYRPAGWTADGKSIAAGWDYFPSVGETIVTVGMAAVGMAIFVFISRLFPVVVVDQGKKSTIGRGEVRAASGH; encoded by the coding sequence ATGAGCGGCCACGACCACCCGCAGGCCATCGGGGGGAAGATGCTCGACCCCCTCATGAAGATCCTGCTCGCCGTCTTCGGCGTCTCCGCCCTGGTGATGGCGTACCGCTTCGTCACCGGCATCGGCTCGGTCTCGAACATGACCGACGGCTTCACCTGGGGCATCTGGGAGCCGATCAACGTCGTCGTCTTCACCGGCATCGGCGCCGGCGCCTACGGCGTCGGGCTCCTGTGCTACCTGCTCAACAAGGGCCAGTACCACGGCCTGGTGCGGCCGGCGGTGCTGCTCGGCGCCATCGCGTACACGCTGGGCGGCAGCTCGATCATGATCGCGCTGGGCCGCTACTGGAACGCCGTGACGCTGCCCATCGTGCCGTGGTGGAACCTCAGCTCCGCGCTCCTCGAGGTCGCGGTCTGCGTGATGATGTACGTGATGGTCCTCTGGATCGAGGTGCTGCCGGCGATCTTCGACGGCGCCGCCCAGAGCAAGTCGCCGCGCTGGTCCGCGATCGGCAAGCGCTGGGGCGCGCGCATGGCGAAGGCGATGCCGTACATCATCGCGCTCGCCATCCTGCTCCCCACCATGCACCAGAGCTCGCTGGGCGGCCTGTACCTCATCGCCGGCCCGAAGCTCCACCCGCTCTGGCACACCGCGCTGCTCCCCACCCTGTTCCTCGTCTCCTGCCTGTCGATGGGCTACGGCGCGGTGGTGGTGCTGGTGAACATCCTGCGGCTGAACTGGAACGCGAAGCAGGACCAGGCGCTGTTCGCCAGCATGTCGAAGGTGAACGCGGGCTTCCTGCTGCTGTACGTGGTGCTCCGCCTCGGCGACATCGTGCTGCACGGCAAGCTCAGGTTCCTCGGCGCCGACTTCGCCACCTTCCTGTTCGTGGTGGAGATGGCGCTGTTCATCGCGCCGGCCGTCATGTTCGTCATGCCGGGCGTCCAGCGGAACCGCGGCAAGCTGTTCGGCGCCGCGCTGCTGGCCATCCTCGCCGGCGCCGTCTACCGCGCCGACACGTACATGACCATGTACCGCCCGGCCGGCTGGACCGCCGACGGCAAGTCCATCGCCGCGGGGTGGGACTACTTCCCGTCCGTCGGCGAGACCATCGTCACCGTCGGCATGGCCGCGGTCGGCATGGCCATCTTCGTCTTCATCTCCCGTCTGTTCCCCGTCGTCGTCGTAGACCAGGGGAAGAAGTCAACGATCGGCCGCGGCGAGGTCCGGGCCGCTTCCGGCCACTGA
- the hybA gene encoding hydrogenase 2 operon protein HybA, whose product MTISRRDLLKGAVAAGAAVAIPATAEARHEIEPLPDAVGMLFDSTLCVGCRACQSACKVANKLPEDKVEANGGVYDAPNDLNSTTKNVIKAFPAGDTQHYMKQQCMHCVDPSCVSVCMLGALHKEGEGKRDFKGEKKGTGIVLWDKWTCVGCRYCQIGCAFNVPKFEWFEAFPAIVKCELCRHRRDEQKSGPLAVANPACCEVCPREAVVFGYRKDLLAEAKRRVAADPQRYNPHVYGEHDGGGTQVLYLAAAGVQFHDLGLPDLPERSQAEFSESVSHAPYLYGVTPIALYAAMAFVINRNKKKEEAAEHGEEGKR is encoded by the coding sequence ATGACCATCTCTCGACGAGACCTGCTCAAGGGAGCGGTCGCCGCGGGAGCCGCCGTCGCCATCCCGGCCACGGCGGAGGCCCGGCACGAGATCGAGCCGCTCCCCGACGCGGTGGGGATGCTGTTCGACTCGACGCTCTGCGTGGGCTGCCGCGCCTGCCAGAGCGCCTGCAAGGTGGCGAACAAGCTCCCCGAGGACAAGGTGGAGGCGAACGGCGGCGTCTACGACGCGCCGAACGACCTGAACAGCACCACCAAGAACGTCATCAAGGCGTTCCCCGCCGGCGACACGCAGCACTACATGAAGCAGCAGTGCATGCACTGCGTGGATCCCTCCTGCGTGTCCGTCTGCATGCTGGGCGCGCTGCACAAGGAGGGCGAGGGGAAGCGCGACTTCAAGGGCGAGAAGAAGGGCACCGGCATCGTCCTCTGGGACAAGTGGACCTGCGTCGGCTGCCGCTACTGCCAGATCGGCTGCGCCTTCAACGTCCCGAAGTTCGAGTGGTTCGAGGCGTTCCCGGCCATCGTGAAGTGCGAGCTCTGCCGGCACCGCCGCGACGAGCAGAAGTCCGGCCCGCTCGCGGTCGCGAACCCCGCCTGCTGCGAGGTCTGCCCGCGCGAGGCGGTCGTCTTCGGCTACCGCAAGGACCTGCTCGCGGAGGCGAAGCGGCGCGTCGCCGCCGACCCGCAGCGCTACAACCCGCACGTCTACGGCGAGCACGACGGCGGCGGCACGCAGGTGCTGTACCTCGCCGCCGCGGGCGTCCAGTTCCACGACCTCGGCCTGCCCGACCTGCCCGAGCGCTCGCAGGCGGAGTTCTCGGAGAGCGTCTCGCACGCACCGTACCTGTACGGCGTGACGCCGATCGCGCTGTACGCGGCGATGGCCTTCGTCATCAACCGCAACAAGAAGAAGGAAGAGGCCGCCGAGCACGGCGAGGAGGGCAAGCGATGA
- a CDS encoding hydrogenase small subunit, whose amino-acid sequence MDNIGSQMISGPETKGVSRRDFIKVCSVAAAAVGLPAWAGEKMAENVGKKKPSVVWLHFQECTGCTESLLRTSHPDVGALILDLVSVDYHETLFAAAGKQIEEALESAKKAGGYVLVVEGAIPKKDDGIYCMVGGKTAVDSLVECAEKAAAVICIGSCSSWGGVPSAAPNPTQAVGAPEILREKGIKKPVVTLPGCPANPYNLLGTVLQFATFGTLPKLDEKGRPAFAYGRVIHEDCPRRPHFDAGRFAQAYGDEGHRNGWCLYKIGCKGPQTHANCSLLSFCEVPGAWPIGIGHPCVGCTEQGIVFNVPINQNLPIEHPTAPMAYPAIHPEHGVVGGSPVAVGLGGAVIGALVGAGVVASRKMAAADDADGKE is encoded by the coding sequence ATGGACAATATCGGCTCCCAGATGATCAGCGGCCCGGAGACCAAGGGCGTCTCTCGCCGTGACTTCATCAAGGTGTGCAGCGTCGCTGCCGCCGCGGTCGGCCTGCCCGCTTGGGCCGGCGAGAAGATGGCGGAGAACGTCGGCAAGAAGAAGCCGTCGGTCGTCTGGCTCCACTTCCAGGAGTGCACCGGCTGCACCGAGTCGCTCCTGCGGACGAGCCACCCGGACGTGGGCGCGCTGATCCTCGACCTCGTCTCGGTGGACTACCACGAGACCTTGTTCGCCGCGGCGGGCAAGCAGATCGAGGAGGCGCTCGAGTCCGCGAAGAAGGCGGGCGGCTACGTGCTCGTGGTCGAGGGCGCCATCCCGAAGAAGGACGACGGCATCTACTGCATGGTCGGCGGCAAGACCGCGGTGGACTCCCTGGTCGAGTGCGCCGAGAAGGCGGCGGCGGTGATCTGCATCGGCTCCTGCTCGAGCTGGGGCGGCGTGCCGTCGGCGGCGCCGAACCCGACGCAGGCGGTGGGCGCGCCGGAGATCCTGAGGGAGAAGGGGATCAAGAAGCCGGTGGTGACGCTCCCCGGCTGCCCGGCGAACCCGTACAACCTCCTCGGCACCGTGCTGCAGTTCGCGACGTTCGGGACGCTGCCCAAGCTGGACGAGAAGGGCCGCCCCGCGTTCGCCTACGGCCGCGTCATCCACGAGGACTGCCCGCGGCGCCCGCACTTCGACGCCGGCCGCTTCGCGCAGGCCTATGGCGACGAGGGCCACCGCAACGGCTGGTGCCTCTACAAGATCGGCTGCAAGGGGCCGCAGACGCACGCCAACTGCTCGCTCCTCTCGTTCTGCGAGGTGCCGGGCGCGTGGCCCATCGGCATCGGCCACCCGTGCGTCGGCTGCACCGAGCAGGGCATCGTCTTCAACGTGCCCATCAACCAGAACCTGCCCATCGAGCACCCCACCGCCCCGATGGCCTACCCGGCCATCCACCCCGAGCACGGCGTGGTGGGCGGCAGCCCGGTCGCGGTCGGTCTGGGCGGCGCGGTGATCGGCGCCCTGGTCGGCGCGGGTGTGGTGGCCTCCCGGAAGATGGCGGCCGCCGACGACGCAGACGGGAAGGAGTAG